tgctccGGGGCTGCCCTGTCAGCACATTCCTGCACCACCACTTTCTACTGCTCATGTGGGAATAAAGCAAATCAGACTGGCCTTGCCCTGAACCCGTCTCTCTGTGTAAAAGATTCCAGAAGAAGCATTCTGATGTTCAAACAAACTTCAGTCCAAAGgagtttttgactttaaaaaaaattcagacaaCCCTTGAAAAGTTTCTTCCTTACCTTCTCAGTGAGACACACTCTGTGTCATGTAGCCCTTTACTATATGTTATGGATTCAGGTAAAAGGTGAACCAGAGTCCTAGGAGCTATTGGgctcttgttttcctgtttttcctctcccccaccccttctcctctGTCTGGCTCTCAGTGCTCACGCACAACTATAGCCTGTTCCTAGGCAGTTGCAGGTGTCCTTCATGACACTATCACTTGCTCTGCATGTTACAACTCTAGTGCAGCCTTTATCAATTTTTGttactgttgaggaacccctgaaacattctacaggctttgagaagccccagaagtggtgcgattgtgcagaatatggttgggaagccatattcctggggcccttccccttcccaccctctccaggcccatcattggccatattgggACAGGTAacgtgttgacatgaccatatatggtcattgttgttagttgcgaagtcgtgtccgacccatcgcgaccccatggacaatgattctccaggccttcctgtcctctaccattccccggagtccatttaaatttgcacctactgcttcagtgactccatccagccacctcattctctgtcgtccccttcttcttttgctctcaatcgctcccagcattaggctcttctccagggagtccttccttctcatgaggtggccaaagtatttgagttttatcttcaggatctggccttctaaggagcagtcagggctgatctcctttaggactgacctaGGACTGTtcaccttgcagttcaagggacccgcaagagtcttctccagcaccaaagttcaaaagcctcaattctttaatgctcggccttccttattgtccaactttcacagccgtatggtcatatcacccaataaatgttcaacacatttttaaaatatattaaaaattaattaactaccacccattcaggaaaccccccTAAGGcgatgaagaaaccccagggtttcatgaaatcctggttgaggaagcctgctctagcAAGTAGTTCTGGCTGCCTTTTGGCCACTATGTGTAAAATTGGAGATTTCACTTTGTTCTagctgtcctttgaagataaaagccctcctGCTGTGGGAATGGCTAATGGTGGGAAAATGGTGTATTTggtagggaaaggggggggatctATATGTACCCCAAGACTGGCCAAGGCAGTTGTTCTGAGCAATATACTTCTATAATGATACTTCCAGTTGGACCCTCTTGGACTTAATACAACAACTCTGAACTCTTTActatgaagaatgtctcagttttCATGCCTCTTAAAAGAAAGTAGCCTTGGTTCGTGACACTCCGCtagatcaacaacaacaaaaatagatgTCAGGAATCTGCCAACGAATCAGATAAGAATAACCTCCTTAATGGAACCTCATAGCTGCCCACCCCCACcatcaagatttttaaaattttaattagcTTGCCACGAAAAAGAAGTGTTCATGAGAGCAGGGCAGGTCAGAATGTTAGCTCCAGCTCATCTTTCTCTCTAGTGTTTCTGGCCCCACGGAGCCTCTCCTGCTACCGCCTTCAAGATAAACAAGATTGGGATCTCAGTTAGTGCTTCCCGTTTGGATAGCTGCAGTTGAGGACAGCTGCATGCTGTCAGGTCTTCCACCAGAAGCTGGGCAGCCACTTACTGGGCAAACTCCAGCTATCTCTTGGGTTTCGTTCCATGTCTGCAATTCTACCAATAGTAGAATACCCATCATTCTGAGGCTGAGCATCTTAAAGTTATAGGATCTCTCGAGTTAAGTGTTGATGAGTTTTGCTTGATGCTTTTATCTGTTTAAATGGATGGGGCTCGGCCCTAATGGAATAGTCttcttatattgttgttgttgttgttgttatccagaCCTgagcattttggaaggggagaaaATATCGGTGGGCACTTCCCATTCGCAGCCCGTCTTCTTTGCATAGAAGCCTCCGCCTGCTCCCCTAACCCTCTTGCAGCTCCAGATTTCAAAACCACAGTGAGGCAATGGTGCCAAGGCCTTGTGTCAGGAAGCGAAGCTGTCAGAAGAACATTTTTTCGCAAGCAGCTGCAACGGACTACTGCTTGGCAAAACCCAGTGTAGGGAGTAGGCTGCTTGGGGTGGTTTCTTGGCACTCAGAGGTCCTCCTCCGACTtccagccctgcatagagcacaTTTGTGATGCTAGTAGCAGTCCCCTTGTCTTAGAAAGCTTGTCACAAAAAGGCTCTTTGTCCTTTCTGTCACTTTGTGAACAGGAGCGGCTCCTTGGCCATGCTCTCTGGGTGCAGTCAGGATTTGATTTGACTTCTTAACCATGTTATCAAGTGGGCATTTGCACTTACCTGTTTGAGCAGCCAGTTTTCACCTGCCATTCTTGGGTGCCATTTGTACAGCAAATTGTTGTTGTTCCCCTTCTTGTTTACATGCAGCTGAGAAGCAGGGGCTGTCCCATAGTCCAGGGCTGAccaaacagtggttctccagatacccctggactacgattaccatgagcccctccgAAGGGCTCATAGTAATCGTAGTCCATAGGCACCTGGAGAGCTGAAGTTTGACCACCCCCTGATCCCTTGCAGCAAGGATTGATTTAAACATGATACTGGCTGAAGCAAAAGCACTTTCTCATGCAACTCTGCACAAGGCACAGTGTCCCTTGTAAACCAGGCGGCACTGCAAGGCTAGAAGCTCAGTCCAAATGTGATGCCATGCATTTTGTTCCCCACTGATTTCTGCCTAAAAGAAATCATTTTACTCCCAGGCTGTTCCGATTGTCTCTTGCAAGCTGCTGTTGCTGGACATTTCGGCAACACTATAAGACCAAACTGGCTTTGGTTAAGTGAAGACACTACAGAGATGGGGCAAACCTAGCAATAATTTAAATCCCAGAGTGAATACACCCTAAGATACGCATTTGACCATTCACTATTTAAACACAAAGTAGGAGGAAACCCTACCAGGTCGCCATGAGAtggctgagacttgacagcacaCGCCcgaaaaagggggaaaagaaaatatTCCCTTACGACCCAGCTGCCTACAGTGACTTTCATTTGTCGTTCTAGTCGCCTACTTGACGGCCAAGATCCGCACGATGCAGGAGCACCTCCAGAAGTTCCACAAGGTGATCTTTGAAGCAAGACGTTTATATGTGATGATGTCCATAAGAGACATGTGCCCTGATCCTGATCAGACTGGccagatgttggaagctaagcagggttggccctggttagtacttggatgggagaccaccggggAAGTCAccgagcagaggcaggcaacggccaaGCACCTCTGTccacctcttgtcttgaaaccccTCATGGgatcatcataagtcagctgcaacttcatGAGGGATGCGTCTCCAGCAGTAGCCTGAAACTGCTCCGGTTTCTGTCAAATGCAAGCACaccaagctgctttatactgaaacaGACCCTTGGTCCAGCGAGGCCGGTATTGTCCACCCAGACTGGCATCCGCTCTCCAGAGCCTCAAgctaaggtctttcacatcttgcACCTCATTGGTCATTTCTAACTGGTGATGTCGGGggctgaacctggggctttctgcatgccaagcagatgctctgtcactgagctgtAGGTCCTTCTCTCCTGCACCCACTGCTAGAGACTTTATTCAGATTAAGATGTCTTTTCAATCCTGGAGGGACTGTGGTCCAGTGGCAGAGATGACGGCCTGGGGTTCAGTCTGTGGTAGGAGACGTCGGGATAGATGGTCCTCTGTTTGGGAACCCACAGAGCACTTGTCAGTCAGTGTGCACGTTGCTGAGCTTGTTGCGCTGCTCTGATATAAGGTAACTGCAGATTTCTGTATGTGTATAATAAAGCCACATTGAGAGGCAATATTTCATATTCCAGCTATGATGAAGAAAGCACTTCCTTCAGCTTGGCAAAGCAGTTAagggcagcctccaatctggagagccaagttcacttcctcactgggtgaccttgggccggtcacagtcctgttacagcggttctctcagagcagttctgtcagagttctcttgaCCTAACCCACAATGTGTCTGTAgcgcggagaggaagggaaggcggttgcaaacctctttggcctattatgcacggccgccgaaacagtgattttgggtcatatggaaaacgcagagggggaagatgcgaagcaaactgcttacgcacgggatgcaacggcggcaaaacccagagtaaccgattatgcacgcggcgaccctggcgccacttctagttgcgccctggtcccccggaagctccgctttcttccgcgtttcgctaacgcggctttttcggcggcctgcaccaaatctgtggccggttgcagccggcgccgtgcaCCAAGAAACCACAGCAGTGTATATTCACTGCAATCTTTTTCCGGGGGAACTGCATCCTTCCTTCAGCACGTTGTCTTCCCTGAAACTTTTCAATATGTGACTAAATTTAAAGCAGGAAATGAATGCATTAGTTGAGTAAGTATCAGCTGATAGCCCTACGGTGAATAAACCTCTGTCCCTTCTCCAGGACAAAAAAAACCGTCGCCAAATGTTGATGTCCATGGACCGTCGGAATCTGCTGCTGAAGACCCTGCGAAACAAACAGTATGATGTCTTTGAGAatacatgcaagcagctgggcatTGAGTACACTTTACCCCCACTCTACAACCGGAGGGCCACCCAGCGCTGGCTGGTGAAGAAAGCCTTCTGCAAAAGGGTATGTAGACAGTGCCCGGCTCAGGTTTCCCATGCCTCTGGACCAGAGGTCCCCAATCTTATTGAGCCTGAAGGCACCTTTGGAGTTCTGGAGGAGGAGAATGACAAGCTGATGATGGCAATCCCACCAGATATATTTACTTCAAAGTTTGAACCAGAGCCAGAACGGGCCCCGGGAAATATCACTCATTTTCGACAGTGAATGTCTCTGTCTGATTCTGGCAAGACACAACTATTTCATGTTAACATAATGTTGCTCATTATAAATTCACCTCTGCGTTTCTGTAAATAATGGTATTTCAGTAAACAGTAAATGGATTAGAACTACTGGCTCAGGTTCAAGCGTTTAAATATTGCTGGTGGAATTGCCATTGTCAGGTTGTCATTCTCCTCCAgttcttcggctgacgggtccgTTGGCGTTtcagcctttggaattctgacacaaaatggctgccacaggtggCAGAGCCAGTCACAAACTGTCAGGGAGCAAGGTTGTATGTAATTCTAATATCTCTTCACCATTTCatatgcccagccaatcagacgtcctgctgggcaaaagtcccagAGCCCCACCCATTCTCTAAAAGCACTTAGTTgatgccatgttggggacccctgctctggggTACTGGAAAGCTCAGCTTGCACAGGTTATGTGAGCTTCAGCAGACAGAATCGTCATGCATAGGAAGATGAACCTGAGAAGTAAATTTGAAAGGAGTTAACaggtaggagcctcttgtggcgcagggtggtaaaatcaccaacatgctgtctgaagctctgtccatgaggctgggagttcaatcccagcagccagctcaaggttgaatcagccttccatccttctgaggtcagtaaaatgagtacccagcttcttgggggtaaacggtaatgactggggaaggcactggcaaaccaccccgtattgagtcttccaagaaaacgctagagggcgtcaccccaagggtcagacatggtgcttgcacaggggctacctttacctttaacaggtaAGCTGTTAGATTTGCTCAGTGACCTATGGAAAATCACCCTAAGGTGATGAAGAAACTCCCACCTGTCAGTTTATGATAACCTGAACTTGACCATTAATTAGGAATAAGCTTGTAGTCCAAATAGTGAATGCAGGGCAAGGGAACACTAATGAATACAGGTGCTAGATAGAGTATATTAAACTGCTTTTTTAAAGGCTAGCCATAACCCACTATTCCTCGGCAGCATCTTGTTTGGCATGTTTGTTGTGGCTGAACAGTCTCATAAATGCAACTTAGGATGTGGAGGTGTTAAAAGCCTCCCTGGTCCTCACTTAGAAGACAGATGGGCTTTAGCCCTCTCAGATGCCCTGGGAATCTGGGACAGCAGTCATGACTGAGAAGCCACCAGCCATGGCTGTGGGGAAATGGCGAGTTGCAGAGGCTTGAAACTGGAAAAAACCATATAGATTCTTTGTAAAGATTTGTGCCTGCCCTTTTTATTAAGCCATTGTCAAGAGGGCTCAAAAGCAATAGATTATTAAACGCAATAAAAACATGGACTCTGGTTTTCTGCTTTTACCTAGGTTTACAGCAGATCACTCACCTCTCTCTATTTCTCTTCCTGTTGTTCGTTTACCTCTTCAGGTCTTCGAAGAGGTACAGAAGCAGAAGGCCCTTGAGAaactgaaggagaaggaaaagaacgCCGGAGCGGCCAAGGATCAAGCAGTGCAGAGTTTAGGAACCCCAGTATAAGCAAAGCATAAACTTTTCTGTAGGTTCCCAACAATAATTATCAATAAATGGTTTTACTGTTCACATTCCCTCAACTTCCCTCTTTCAGCCTTGTGATCCATTCAGAGGCTGCtagctgtatgtatgtatgtatgtatgtatgtatgtatgtatgtatgtatgtatgtatgtatgtatgtatgtatgtatgtatgtatgtatgtatgtatgtatgtatgtatgtataatttttaatttttcagaAAGATAGAAACAAAATGAGTACATATAATAGATATTAGTAAAAGCTATATGATTTTGACTCTGaacatattataataataaaaaaaccctcCTATCCCAGTATATTTTACTTTCTTGGATAGTtcaaataaggaccccattgttctcgGAAGACTTCTTCCTAGTAGAGTCTAGCTTGACTTGTTTTAACTGCAGATTCagataggtagccgtgttggtctgaagtagcacaataaaatcgaagtccagtagcatctttaagaccaacaaatagaaggtgctactggactctgattttattgtttttattgctgcATTCTTCCTGGGAGAAGCATGAAAGCAAGTGGGGAGAAGCAAAGTACTACAGGCCCTTCTTCTTAAATTCGTCACCCATGTGATTTGCAACATCAGGGTCTGCTTCCATACCTTCCACTCCAGAATTCCTTGGTTTCCCATCCCTTTCTTTTTTGGGAAGCATGGCAGAGACTTTGGGATTCTAAGCCTTTGCAAGCCTTTGCAAgcagtggggagggaggctgtgggACCAGGAAACCTATTCCTGTCCATGAAGCATTTCTGCACAGTCTCTTGAGTAACCTATACAGAAATGTTGGGAGTGAATGCAGTCTGAAGAGTAAGGAATAGGGAATGTCCTTCACAGACAGAGAGCTTTGTCTTCTCTCATAGCATCTGTAACCAAGCCCGTTTTAAGGATTTGTAGGGCCCTAGCAGAACACAACTGCCTGACTGCATTCAACGCTTCTACCCCCACCCATCGTGTGCTCCAGTTTTAGTGGCCAGTTTTTGGTAAGGGGGTAGTTGAGCATGATGGAGATTGTTTTCACTATTAGCAGTTGGATACGCCACTTTGCCAGCATTTTAGGTAGCTTACAATAAGCGAGAAAAGCAAGTTACACAACttgccgcagcggaccaactcctaggtttcttggatgaaacttcggccctcgacccataccagtctggcttccgccctggccacggggtggagactgtgatggtcgccctcatggatgatatccggcgccagctggatcggggcggctccgccattctcgtgcttctagacctgttggccgcatttgatgtggtcgaccacaagttattggtacaccgcctcgccggagctggaataagggggactgcgcttcaatggctggtctccttcctccagaaccggacgcaaaGGGTTGCGATGGGAGAGagtttgtcgagcccttgtgagctcccttgtggggttccgcagggggcgatactctctcccacactttttaacatctatatgcgccctctagcccagctggtccggggctatgtgctgggttgccaccaatatgcggatgacacccagctctacttcctaatggacggccggccggactccaccccggatacatttgccagctgtttggaagcggtagctggatggctcaggcagagtcgcctgaaactcaacccctctaagacggaggtcctgtggctgggcagaagagggctggaccaggaagcgcgcctcccatgcctgaatggggtgcaattaactcctgcaccagttgccaggaatttgggagtgacatttgatgcctccctctctatggaggctcaggtcaccaatgtagctcggatggcatttttccatcttcgccaagcccggctactagcgccctacctgtcctcggaacacctggccacagtgatccatgcaacggtcacttccagattagacttctgtaactcgctctacgcgggccttcccttgtctttgactcggaagttacagctggtccaaaatgcggctgccagggtcctcactagaacacctttgagggcccacattcagccggtgcttcgtcatctgcactggttaccagtctgtttccgaatcagattcaaggtattggtattgacctttaaggctatacgcggcctgggtcccgtctacctgcgggaccgcttggttgcttatgccccccgcagggcactccgctctgcgggtatgaatttactggttgtcccgggcccacgggatgtttgcctggcttcgacccgggccagggccttttcagtcctggccccaacctggtggaacgagctcccagaagagctaagggccctgcaggatctaccagctttccgcagggcctgtaagacggagctcttccgccaggcatatggttgaggccagggcagctctcccactaatccatcgaaggatcccctccaatattgagatctctaacatcgagatcatggttagatttattgtattggtgccaccctcttctgaacattattctctccaccaggctgaactaagatcagaattgtgaccaccgccgctatatgttatgtgatatgttatatgtaacttttaattggggtttttatggggattttattgtgttttaactatttatgttgtaaactgccctgagacctgttgggagaagggcggtctaaaaattaaataataataataataacttacaaaaaattaaggaaaaataCATAACATTTATGCTTTTGGTTAGCAGAACCcataaattactttttttttttttttttttttatataatgattttttttattttcataaagatagaaatatagtcatcatttgagaatatatgaccccacattgactccacagtgatataaacttttgcccaaaactctaagagccatgagtctaagagccatccacatttccactacattaaaaaaaaaaaaaaagcctgtttagatatacaaaagaaaagttattattaatcaacttacttgagagatcgtagacctcacattaactgcttgatacaatctgagagctatcctagcagatatttctaggtttgagttagatgcttaacattaaacatttcttatagcacagtattagttttggccctgtatcaataccctgataaagggagaggaaagtagggctttgccttaaagatgtacaaagaaaaaaaattacaaaaggatttcataatttctccttatccttaatacagatacatctacaaaccatttatacttggcccattctaagagccatcctgacaggtataagttgagagctttgcattttctacagatcaatatgagctttggccctataacaatacaccaataaaaaaaataataagaggggaaagccccattttatatttccaacgctaacgattatattacctatatgcctactaagaaaaagaaacaagagagaaaaaaggcactgcttcccctttttcataaaaatagcaatataggatacagtatatgttgttaatacagagaataataagatttccaggtttagattaaatgcttaacattaaacatagaacaatataagctttcagtcttctatagcttctccctatccttggttctaatacatctacaaaacaatttttgcttgacccattctaagaaccatcctcagtgtaggctttagtcctaggacaattcactaatagaagaaagaaaaaataaggggggagaaccccattttacattttcagcactaatgattatattacctatatgcctataaaagaaaagagacaaaaaaaaaaacaagagcgaaagagacactgcttcccctttttcataaaaatggaaatatagaatacggtataacattaaacataaaacaatatgagctttcggtcttcttaagggggtctcatctcgaggcttgctacatcttgtcgttcccgtaaaattatattctgtcccattggcctttggcgtagaaagtgcagttgtactctttcccgcaaaatatgcatcgataaatcttgaggccattgcacctcctggactccagtatcaatacaattttttccccagagagatcctttaaatcggttactttcactgcagatccatatttcttttgattgatttttgtacactcttgctttgagatggctgtatgtctttttaaaaagggtgtccttatctgggctgcagaactccggcatcccattttccgtctccagaatttcagatttctcttctactgttggttttccaccttgtttagagctgtcatcagccactgttattgatccattattcctgttaaagacgtcttccttggcatcttggatctccttgaagatatgaatttcagatttctcttctgctgttggttttccaccttgtttaaagctgtcatcagtcactgttattgatccatcattcctattgaagacttcttccttgccatcttggatctccttggagatatttttgatcaatccatctaagaatactttgtaatcttgggtttgtatctctattagatgagccaatctttttaacatagacatgattttgactttaaaaaaacccggccccaaacaattttacaagtggccagtagaggtcctctgttttatcctctaatgttccggcacaggcatgtgacgtattgaagccggttaaggcagggattctcgtactggcacaaagttctcgtgagattttcacattcactgctcttatctctatctccgaaaaccaaaacaattacaataagagcttttgccaattaattcgagttgatttgaatccttcttctgcttagttaggagaattagcctgcctcttaacgaggtggcttcaggcagagcagagtaagaggaggggggaaacaaagggctttgatgcaggaagagagacggagaaaaaaaaagcgagagatacttgcagtaaatgatgttttggaactcagccgaagtcctcccctcagttcaaagcgttcatttgtggtaaatcatcatgtagggttgaagcagatactttaagattaaagaaagaaaagaaagtccgaggtagaaaatggcagtcgtcctctggacctggaacgctgacagcctataatccagggagatatactccctaaaggattggagacggccccaagaacttcctgggtagaaaggtgaggtgaggtttgcgtacccctcctcttttctgccaattgcttgcacaattgacccctgtcaggcttcagagatagcagagcagatgccctgccaccctctcaggacgacatctttagccacacctgcCCCATAAATTACTTTTGATGCACTGGATGTGGAGTGGAGAGTTGGAAGTTATGCTTGTGGGCAAGAACCAATTCTTGGCCTTATGTTTTATTGCAGGCAGTAACCATTAGCAGCAAATTTCTGGGGGATTTGC
Above is a window of Paroedura picta isolate Pp20150507F chromosome 5, Ppicta_v3.0, whole genome shotgun sequence DNA encoding:
- the MRPS15 gene encoding small ribosomal subunit protein uS15m, with product MLRGLATALVRGWNAGTATGIPSKSPLLQTARGYPRAVRKKKTEIPSHLDDIPPTMLMQSYAKVPIIDKVDDVVKRILSLEMASQREKVKIKKEQLAAKVRKNPNDSSSLEVQIAYLTAKIRTMQEHLQKFHKDKKNRRQMLMSMDRRNLLLKTLRNKQYDVFENTCKQLGIEYTLPPLYNRRATQRWLVKKAFCKRVFEEVQKQKALEKLKEKEKNAGAAKDQAVQSLGTPV